A single region of the Salvelinus sp. IW2-2015 linkage group LG20, ASM291031v2, whole genome shotgun sequence genome encodes:
- the LOC139029552 gene encoding uncharacterized protein, with product MSHRLRLYFGSGRSNTAPEMEELEGPSQAQTQDGNDVAMTFHMQQPHRPQRWSSPESTTFSWCPERDLPMRAFSVPWQRPEREIYFGPRPVSESPLAGHGGPGDSSLKRSSSMFIPQLTSAEPRPTKSSSMQISLQRSSGAGPVGAEEPPPCPPPSYTPGPAPAYTEPDRNYHYALPPPPPHYSRDASSTVSSPPHYSRDASSTVSSPPHYSRDASSTVSSPPHYSRDASSTASSTVSSPPHYSRDA from the coding sequence ATGTCTCACCGGCTGCGTCTGTACTTTGGCTCTGGCCGCAGCAACACAGCTCCAGAAATGGAGGAGCTGGAAGGGCCGTCCCAGGCCCAGACCCAGGACGGCAACGATGTCGCCATGACATTCCACATGCAGCAGCCTCACCGGCCTCAGCGCTGGAGCAGCCCAGAATCAACTACCTTCTCCTGGTGTCCTGAGAGAGATCTGCCTATGAGGGCCTTCTCTGTGCCTTGGCAACGGCCTGAGAGAGAGATCTACTTTGGGCCTCGTCCCGTGTCTGAGAGCCCCCTGGCTGGTCATGGAGGTCCTGGAGACTCCTCACTCAAACGAAGCTCCTCCATGTTTATACCCCAGCTGACTTCTGCCGAGCCACGGCCCACAAAGAGTTCCTCTATGCAGATCTCTCTCCAACGGTCCTCCGGTGCCGGGCCTGTTGGAGCTGAGGAGCCACCGCCATGTCCGCCACCCAGCTACACCCCGGGACCTGCTCCGGCCTACACAGAACCAGACAGGAACTACCACTAcgctctaccaccaccaccacctcactaCAGCCGAGATGCTTCATCTACGGTCAGTTCACCACCTCACTACAGCCGAGATGCTTCATCTACGGTCAGTTCACCACCTCACTACAGCCGAGACGCTTCATCTACGGTCAGTTCACCACCTCACTACAGCCGAGACGCTTCATCTACNGCTTCATCTACGGTCAGTTCACCACCTCACTACAGCCGAGACGCT